The following are encoded in a window of Nocardioides houyundeii genomic DNA:
- a CDS encoding ABC transporter ATP-binding protein, with translation MTALVLDQVSRWFGNVVAVNDVTMRIGPGVTGLLGPNGAGKSTLIHMMGGFLAPSSGTVTLGDVPVWRNEQIYRDLGLVPEREDMYDVLTGWEFVLANAQLHKLPDPEGAARRALETVEMTPAQDREMRTYSKGMKQRVKMATAMVHDPAVLLLDEPFNGMDPRQRLQLMELLDRLGDEGRTVLFSSHILEEVEQIAGRIEVMVSGRHAASGDFREIRRLMTQRPHQYTIRSDSDRVLASALMTQPSVSGVELSSDGAAAGGTGQGGAQLAVQVTEHAAFVHALPELAAARGVRLLEVRPSDESLESVFSYLVER, from the coding sequence ATGACCGCGCTGGTGCTCGACCAGGTGTCGCGCTGGTTCGGCAACGTGGTCGCGGTCAACGACGTCACGATGCGGATCGGGCCCGGCGTCACCGGGTTGCTGGGACCCAACGGCGCCGGCAAGTCCACCCTGATCCACATGATGGGCGGGTTCCTGGCGCCGTCGTCGGGAACGGTGACGCTGGGGGACGTGCCCGTGTGGCGCAACGAGCAGATCTACCGCGACCTGGGCCTGGTGCCCGAGCGCGAGGACATGTACGACGTGCTGACGGGGTGGGAGTTCGTGCTCGCGAACGCCCAGCTGCACAAGCTTCCCGACCCCGAGGGTGCGGCGCGGCGGGCGCTGGAGACGGTCGAGATGACACCGGCGCAGGACCGGGAGATGCGCACCTACTCCAAGGGGATGAAGCAGCGGGTCAAGATGGCCACGGCCATGGTGCACGATCCGGCCGTGCTGCTGCTCGACGAGCCGTTCAACGGCATGGACCCCCGTCAGCGGCTCCAGCTCATGGAGCTGCTGGACCGGCTGGGGGACGAGGGGCGCACGGTGCTGTTCAGCTCCCACATCCTGGAGGAGGTCGAGCAGATCGCGGGGCGCATCGAGGTGATGGTCTCGGGGCGGCACGCGGCGTCCGGCGACTTCCGGGAGATCCGACGGCTGATGACGCAACGGCCCCACCAGTACACGATCCGCTCCGACTCCGACCGGGTGCTGGCCTCGGCGCTGATGACGCAGCCCAGCGTGTCCGGGGTGGAGCTGTCCAGCGACGGCGCCGCTGCCGGGGGCACCGGTCAGGGCGGGGCGCAGCTGGCGGTGCAGGTCACCGAGCACGCTGCCTTCGTGCACGCGCTGCCGGAGCTGGCCGCGGCGCGGGGCGTGCGACTGCTGGAGGTCCGTCCCTCCGACGAGTCCCTGGAGAGCGTCTTCTCCTACCTGGTGGAGCGATGA
- a CDS encoding GuaB1 family IMP dehydrogenase-related protein, producing the protein MRFLNDLGPAHDLTYDDVFMVPSRSDVASRYDVDLATADGTGATLPLVVSNMTAIAGRRMAETVARRGGLTVFPQDIPIPVVSEVIGWVKARHHVFDTPIELAPHQTVGEALSLIPKRAHRAAVVLQGRRPVGLVAEADCAEVDRFAQVKDVMSTDLVLIEASTDPRTAFERLDAARAPLAVAVDEAGELVGVLTRQGALRATLYSPAQDGAGGLLIAAAVGIGADVVPRAKELLAAGVDCLVLDTAHGHQERMLEALRSVRALDPGVPLVAGNVVSAAGTEDLVEAGADIVKVGVGPGAMCTTRMMTGVGRPQFSAVLECAAAARAKGKHVWADGGIRHPRDVALALAAGASAAMVGSWFAGTHESPGDLMQDAEGRAYKQSFGMASARAVANRTAGESAYDRARKGLYEEGISSSRMYLDPARPGVEDLIDEICSGVRSACTYAGARSVEELHERAVVGIQSAAGFHEGRPLTSSW; encoded by the coding sequence GTGCGATTCCTCAACGACCTGGGCCCTGCTCACGACCTGACGTACGACGACGTCTTCATGGTCCCGAGTCGCTCCGACGTCGCGAGCAGGTACGACGTGGACCTCGCGACCGCGGACGGCACGGGCGCCACCCTGCCCCTGGTGGTCTCGAACATGACGGCCATCGCGGGCCGGCGGATGGCGGAGACGGTGGCTCGCCGCGGTGGGCTGACCGTGTTCCCGCAGGACATCCCGATCCCCGTGGTCTCGGAGGTGATCGGCTGGGTCAAGGCCCGGCACCACGTCTTCGACACCCCCATCGAGCTCGCCCCACACCAGACCGTCGGTGAGGCGCTCTCCTTGATCCCCAAGCGGGCCCACCGCGCCGCGGTGGTGCTCCAGGGCCGCCGCCCCGTGGGCCTGGTGGCGGAGGCCGACTGTGCCGAGGTGGACCGCTTCGCCCAGGTCAAGGACGTGATGAGCACGGACCTGGTGCTGATCGAGGCCAGCACCGACCCGCGCACCGCGTTCGAGCGTCTCGACGCCGCGCGTGCCCCGCTCGCGGTCGCCGTGGACGAGGCAGGCGAGCTGGTCGGAGTGCTCACCCGGCAGGGCGCGCTGCGCGCCACGCTCTACAGCCCGGCGCAGGACGGGGCCGGCGGACTGCTGATCGCCGCCGCCGTCGGCATCGGCGCCGACGTGGTCCCCCGTGCCAAGGAGCTGCTGGCGGCCGGCGTCGACTGCCTGGTGCTCGACACCGCGCACGGGCACCAGGAGCGGATGCTGGAGGCGCTGCGCTCGGTGCGCGCGCTCGACCCTGGGGTGCCGCTGGTGGCCGGCAACGTGGTCTCGGCCGCGGGCACCGAAGACCTCGTCGAGGCCGGCGCCGACATCGTCAAGGTGGGCGTCGGGCCCGGTGCGATGTGCACCACCAGGATGATGACCGGGGTCGGCCGGCCCCAGTTCTCCGCGGTGCTCGAGTGCGCCGCAGCAGCGCGCGCCAAGGGCAAGCACGTCTGGGCCGACGGCGGCATCCGCCATCCCCGCGACGTGGCCCTGGCCCTGGCGGCCGGGGCATCCGCCGCCATGGTCGGCTCCTGGTTCGCCGGCACGCACGAGTCCCCCGGGGACCTGATGCAGGACGCGGAGGGACGGGCCTACAAGCAGTCGTTCGGCATGGCCTCCGCGCGGGCGGTGGCCAACCGGACCGCGGGGGAGTCGGCGTACGACCGGGCCCGCAAGGGGCTGTACGAGGAAGGGATCTCGTCCTCGCGGATGTACCTCGATCCCGCCAGGCCGGGCGTGGAGGACCTGATCGACGAGATCTGCAGCGGCGTCCGCTCCGCCTGCACCTATGCCGGCGCGCGCTCGGTGGAGGAGCTGCACGAACGCGCCGTGGTGGGAATCCAGTCCGCCGCAGGGTTCCACGAGGGTCGTCCGCTGACGAGCAGCTGGTGA
- a CDS encoding ABC transporter permease subunit: MNRIVARLTARTLLGRRRALLLVLLPGVLLALCVFARVFASLDDDASARAGIVEGVVAGFGMAVLLPLLGLITGTGAIGSEIDDGSIVYLLSKPLSRFTIILTKLAVAVAVVTVLGALPVLVGAVVVTGELGRVALAFGAGSLAGGVAYCALFLMLSVVTRNAVVLGLVYALVWESLVGQIVPGAQSLSILQWALAVTESVLGDEATRLGIESAVDLSTAVVLLLVVVVGGTWYATRRLRTIRLGE; encoded by the coding sequence ATGAACCGCATCGTCGCCAGGCTCACCGCGCGCACGCTGCTGGGGCGCCGGCGCGCCCTGCTCCTGGTGCTGCTGCCGGGGGTGCTGCTGGCCCTGTGCGTGTTCGCGCGGGTCTTCGCCTCGCTCGACGACGACGCCTCCGCCCGCGCCGGGATCGTCGAAGGCGTGGTGGCCGGCTTCGGGATGGCCGTCCTGCTGCCGCTGCTGGGACTGATCACCGGCACGGGCGCGATCGGCTCCGAGATCGACGACGGCTCGATCGTCTACCTGCTGTCCAAGCCGTTGAGCCGCTTCACCATCATCCTCACCAAGCTGGCGGTCGCGGTCGCGGTGGTCACCGTGCTGGGGGCGCTGCCGGTGCTGGTGGGAGCCGTGGTGGTCACCGGTGAGCTGGGGCGGGTCGCGCTCGCCTTCGGCGCCGGCAGCCTGGCGGGGGGCGTGGCCTACTGCGCGCTGTTCCTGATGCTCTCGGTGGTGACCCGCAACGCGGTGGTGCTCGGACTCGTCTACGCCCTGGTCTGGGAGTCCCTGGTGGGGCAGATCGTGCCTGGCGCCCAGTCACTGAGCATCCTGCAGTGGGCGCTGGCGGTCACCGAGTCCGTGCTGGGCGACGAGGCGACCCGGCTCGGCATCGAGTCGGCCGTGGACCTGTCGACCGCCGTGGTGCTGCTCCTCGTCGTGGTGGTGGGCGGTACCTGGTACGCCACCCGGCGGCTGCGGACCATCCGGCTGGGGGAGTGA
- a CDS encoding pyridoxal phosphate-dependent decarboxylase family protein has protein sequence MSGAHMTPEEFRQQGHAVIDWIADYWDRLDDLPVRSQVAPGEIAALLPDRAPQDPEPFGALLADLDQVVLPGITHWQHPRFFAYFPANSSPAAVLGDLISSGLGAQGMLWATSPALTEVEQVVLDWLARALGLPEEFCSSGPGGGVIQDTASTATFTALICALHRATGGRVRAEGVTSDLRVYASSQAHSSLDKAVIMSGLGEQSLRFVPVDPRTQAMDVAALREAVESDVAAGLRPVLVQAAAGTTSTGAFDDVAAIGAVAREHGLWLHVDAAWAGVAAVCPEHRDATAGVPEHADSFVTNPHKWLLTTFDCSAFWVRDRTQLLGALSLLPEYLRNPATDSGAVVDLRDWHPQLGRRFRAVKLWAVLRTYGITGLQQHIRSGVELARRFADRVSADERFELVTEPVLGLVVFRLRAGDEATVAVMESLNQGGVAYLSHTRVEGLAAMRLAVGGWRTTQQDVDRTWAAIAALADEVTAGSPPPTP, from the coding sequence ATGTCCGGCGCACACATGACCCCCGAGGAGTTCCGGCAGCAGGGCCACGCGGTGATCGACTGGATCGCGGACTACTGGGACCGGCTGGACGACCTGCCCGTGCGATCCCAGGTGGCGCCGGGCGAGATCGCCGCACTGCTCCCGGACCGGGCGCCGCAGGACCCCGAGCCCTTCGGCGCGCTGCTGGCCGACCTCGACCAGGTGGTCCTGCCCGGGATCACGCACTGGCAGCACCCACGGTTCTTCGCCTACTTCCCGGCCAACAGCTCTCCCGCGGCGGTCCTCGGTGACCTCATCTCCTCGGGGCTGGGCGCCCAAGGGATGCTCTGGGCCACCAGCCCGGCCCTGACCGAGGTCGAGCAGGTGGTGCTGGACTGGCTCGCCCGCGCGTTGGGACTGCCGGAGGAGTTCTGCTCGAGCGGACCAGGAGGTGGCGTGATCCAGGACACCGCGTCCACCGCCACCTTCACCGCCCTGATCTGTGCCCTGCACCGTGCCACCGGCGGCCGGGTCCGTGCTGAGGGGGTGACGAGCGACCTGCGCGTCTATGCCTCCAGCCAGGCTCACTCCTCCCTGGACAAGGCGGTGATCATGAGCGGGCTGGGGGAGCAGTCGCTCCGCTTCGTCCCCGTCGATCCGCGCACCCAGGCCATGGACGTCGCCGCGCTCCGTGAGGCCGTGGAGTCCGACGTCGCTGCCGGGCTGCGGCCGGTGCTCGTGCAGGCCGCCGCCGGCACCACCTCGACCGGTGCCTTCGACGACGTCGCGGCCATCGGCGCGGTGGCCCGCGAGCACGGCCTGTGGCTGCACGTCGATGCCGCCTGGGCCGGCGTGGCCGCGGTGTGTCCCGAGCACCGGGACGCCACTGCAGGAGTGCCCGAGCATGCGGACTCCTTCGTCACGAACCCTCACAAGTGGCTGCTCACCACCTTCGACTGCAGCGCCTTCTGGGTGCGCGACCGGACCCAGCTGCTGGGGGCGCTGTCGCTGCTTCCTGAGTACCTGCGCAACCCCGCGACCGACTCCGGGGCGGTGGTCGACCTGCGCGACTGGCACCCCCAGCTGGGCCGACGCTTCCGCGCGGTCAAGCTCTGGGCCGTGCTGCGCACCTACGGCATCACCGGGCTGCAGCAGCACATCCGCTCCGGCGTCGAGCTCGCCCGGCGGTTCGCCGACCGGGTGAGCGCCGACGAACGGTTCGAGCTGGTCACCGAGCCCGTGCTGGGGCTGGTGGTGTTCCGGCTGCGGGCCGGCGACGAGGCGACCGTGGCCGTGATGGAGTCCCTCAACCAGGGCGGCGTCGCCTACCTGAGCCACACCCGCGTGGAGGGACTCGCCGCGATGCGCCTGGCGGTCGGCGGCTGGCGCACCACCCAGCAGGACGTCGACCGCACGTGGGCGGCGATCGCGGCCCTGGCCGACGAGGTCACAGCCGGGTCGCCGCCGCCGACGCCGTAG
- a CDS encoding ABC transporter ATP-binding protein, giving the protein MTLISADRLTKRYGAVTAVEDLSVDIVPGIVGLVGANGAGKSTLLKMLLGLAEPTSGSAAVLGLDVATEPMAIRERVGYMPEHDCLPPDVSATEFVVHMGRMSGLPTTAARERAADTLRHVGLYEERYRPMGGYSTGMRQRVKLAQALVHDPDLVMLDEPTNGLDPAGREEMLGLIRRVGTEFGISVLVTSHLLGELERVCDTVVVIDGGHLLRYSSTADITTTTGVLLVEVDGDPGPLADLLRAGGTEVGRDGRLLQVRLDDEAVLDRIRDAAVGLGCGLVRLEPGRHRMAEMFTGPEEVSGGPER; this is encoded by the coding sequence ATGACGTTGATCAGCGCGGATCGACTCACCAAGCGGTACGGCGCGGTCACGGCCGTCGAGGACCTGAGCGTCGACATCGTTCCCGGCATCGTGGGCCTGGTCGGCGCCAACGGTGCCGGCAAGTCCACGCTGCTCAAGATGCTCCTCGGCCTGGCGGAGCCGACCTCGGGATCCGCTGCGGTCCTCGGCCTCGACGTCGCGACCGAGCCGATGGCCATCCGGGAGCGCGTCGGCTACATGCCCGAGCACGACTGCCTGCCACCGGACGTCTCGGCGACCGAGTTCGTCGTGCACATGGGCCGGATGTCCGGGCTGCCCACCACCGCAGCCCGGGAGCGCGCAGCGGACACGCTGCGTCACGTCGGCCTCTACGAGGAGCGCTACCGCCCGATGGGCGGCTACTCCACCGGGATGCGGCAGCGCGTGAAGCTCGCGCAGGCGCTGGTCCACGACCCCGACCTGGTGATGTTGGACGAGCCGACCAACGGGCTGGACCCAGCGGGACGGGAGGAGATGCTCGGTCTGATCCGGCGGGTGGGCACCGAGTTCGGCATCTCGGTGCTGGTGACCTCCCACCTGCTGGGCGAGCTGGAGCGCGTGTGCGACACCGTGGTGGTCATCGACGGCGGTCATCTGCTGCGCTACTCCAGCACGGCTGACATCACCACCACCACCGGCGTGCTGCTGGTCGAGGTGGACGGCGACCCGGGACCCCTGGCCGACCTGCTGCGTGCCGGTGGCACCGAGGTGGGGCGCGACGGCCGCCTGCTCCAGGTGCGGCTGGACGACGAGGCGGTGCTGGACCGGATCAGGGACGCCGCCGTCGGGCTGGGGTGCGGGCTCGTGCGGCTGGAGCCCGGGCGGCACCGGATGGCGGAGATGTTCACCGGCCCGGAGGAGGTGAGCGGTGGTCCCGAGCGCTGA
- a CDS encoding galactokinase encodes MQLIPGEDLTAHVREAFVAVFGHQPAAVAKAPGRVNLIGEHTDYHGGLCLPIALPHATWAAVRGRDDTAVRLVSTWGGEWHGTLGERPEGWASYVLGALRAIGHRGGLEVLVDSTVPVGAGLSSSAALICAVALATSSAPVEELVAPCVRAESEEVGAPTGGLDQTVALLGAAGHALLLDFASGARQQVPWEPGRAGLELLVVDTRTRHEHAAGGYADRRRESEKALAARADELSPLHHRRLRHVVSENARVSALVAALHGGDWPRVGALMTASHESLRHDFEVSCAELDVVVDTALAHGALGARMTGGGFGGCAIVLCPVSLRDAALAGISTAYAGHGWPQPAALLATASAAATRL; translated from the coding sequence GTGCAGCTGATCCCCGGCGAGGACCTCACCGCCCACGTGCGCGAGGCCTTCGTCGCCGTATTCGGCCACCAGCCAGCGGCCGTGGCCAAGGCGCCGGGCCGGGTGAACCTGATCGGCGAGCACACCGACTACCACGGCGGCCTCTGCCTGCCGATCGCGCTCCCGCACGCCACCTGGGCCGCCGTCCGTGGCCGTGACGACACGGCGGTGCGCCTGGTCAGCACCTGGGGCGGAGAGTGGCACGGCACCCTGGGCGAGCGCCCGGAGGGCTGGGCCTCCTACGTCCTGGGGGCACTGCGCGCCATCGGTCATCGCGGCGGTCTGGAGGTCCTGGTGGACAGCACCGTCCCGGTAGGGGCAGGTCTCTCCAGCTCCGCTGCCCTGATCTGCGCGGTGGCCCTCGCCACCTCCTCGGCGCCGGTGGAGGAGCTGGTGGCGCCCTGCGTCCGGGCCGAGTCCGAGGAGGTCGGTGCTCCCACGGGAGGTCTGGACCAGACCGTCGCCCTGCTCGGGGCTGCGGGCCACGCGCTGCTCCTGGACTTCGCCTCCGGCGCCAGGCAGCAGGTGCCCTGGGAGCCCGGGCGGGCCGGACTGGAGCTGCTGGTCGTCGACACCCGCACCCGGCACGAGCACGCGGCCGGGGGCTATGCCGACCGACGCCGGGAGAGTGAGAAGGCGCTGGCTGCGCGGGCCGACGAGCTCTCCCCGCTGCACCACCGCAGGCTGCGCCACGTGGTCTCGGAGAACGCCCGGGTCTCCGCCCTGGTGGCCGCCCTCCACGGCGGCGACTGGCCCCGGGTCGGCGCCCTGATGACCGCCTCGCACGAGAGCCTGCGCCACGACTTCGAGGTCTCCTGCGCCGAGCTCGACGTGGTGGTCGACACTGCCCTGGCCCACGGCGCGCTGGGCGCCCGGATGACCGGCGGCGGGTTCGGCGGTTGTGCGATCGTGCTCTGCCCCGTCAGCCTGCGGGACGCCGCGCTGGCCGGGATCTCCACGGCGTACGCCGGACATGGCTGGCCGCAGCCCGCCGCGCTGCTGGCTACGGCGTCGGCGGCGGCGACCCGGCTGTGA
- a CDS encoding ABC transporter permease produces the protein MVPSADAGSVAGDGGEHTGVIHDIGYRHYDGPRLGERYVQRSLFLDSLRGAYGLGRSARSKVMPMLLLAVMCLPAVVMVVVTSMIRADELPVTYREYPFEFQVVVAIFVAGQAPVLVSRDLRFRVVPLYFARPLGRAAYVQAKVAAMVAAVLVLLVVPVTILFTGALLLKQPLADELPDFLVALVVCLGYAVLLSGLALLIAALTPRRGLGVAAVITVLLVLSGVQSAIRGIATEYDEPALADYSGLISPPALVDGLAGAVIDGSGSWSIGLTGTLVYAAVALTLVLGAYLALLLRYRRVPTS, from the coding sequence GTGGTCCCGAGCGCTGATGCCGGGTCGGTCGCCGGGGACGGCGGTGAGCACACCGGCGTCATCCACGACATCGGCTACCGGCACTACGACGGCCCGAGGCTGGGGGAGCGCTACGTGCAGCGATCCCTCTTCCTCGACAGCCTGCGCGGCGCCTACGGCCTCGGCAGGTCCGCGCGGTCCAAGGTGATGCCGATGCTGCTGCTCGCGGTGATGTGCCTCCCGGCGGTGGTCATGGTGGTGGTCACCAGCATGATCCGGGCCGACGAGCTGCCGGTTACCTACCGCGAGTACCCGTTCGAGTTCCAGGTCGTGGTGGCCATCTTCGTGGCCGGCCAGGCACCGGTGCTGGTCTCCCGCGACCTGCGCTTCCGGGTGGTCCCGCTGTACTTCGCCCGACCGCTGGGACGCGCGGCGTACGTGCAGGCGAAGGTCGCCGCCATGGTGGCCGCCGTCCTGGTGCTGCTCGTCGTCCCGGTGACGATCCTGTTCACCGGCGCCCTGCTGCTCAAGCAGCCGCTTGCCGACGAGCTGCCCGACTTCCTCGTGGCCCTGGTGGTCTGCCTGGGCTACGCGGTGCTGCTCTCCGGGCTGGCCCTGCTCATCGCAGCGCTCACTCCACGGCGGGGACTCGGGGTCGCCGCGGTGATCACGGTGCTGCTGGTGCTCTCCGGCGTGCAGTCCGCCATCCGGGGCATCGCCACCGAGTACGACGAGCCGGCGCTGGCCGACTACTCCGGGCTGATCTCGCCGCCGGCGCTGGTCGACGGGCTGGCGGGCGCGGTGATCGACGGCTCCGGGAGCTGGTCCATCGGCCTGACCGGCACGCTGGTCTACGCCGCCGTGGCTCTCACCCTGGTGCTGGGCGCCTACCTCGCGCTGCTGCTGCGCTACCGCCGGGTGCCGACCTCATGA
- a CDS encoding nucleosidase, with translation MSRQRLLVVAATAAEAAYVPAGLPLVVTGMGKTAAAAATARALAQMVDLSDLTVVNVGTAGALHDDLSGLFEPGVVLNHDINAAAVRALGYDPQERLVVGAGEVVLATGDVFVNDPVVRADLAGRAHLVDMEGYAVAWTAAQFGVPARLVKHVSDNADSSANDWPAMVEASARELGRWLDQLLRDEG, from the coding sequence GTGAGCCGGCAGCGACTGCTGGTCGTCGCGGCCACGGCCGCGGAGGCGGCGTACGTGCCGGCGGGCCTGCCGCTGGTCGTCACCGGTATGGGCAAGACCGCCGCGGCGGCCGCCACGGCGCGGGCCCTCGCGCAGATGGTCGACCTCAGCGACCTGACGGTGGTCAACGTGGGCACTGCGGGGGCCCTGCACGACGACCTGTCCGGTCTCTTCGAGCCGGGCGTGGTCCTCAACCACGACATCAACGCCGCCGCGGTCCGGGCGCTGGGCTACGACCCCCAGGAGCGTCTGGTCGTGGGGGCGGGCGAGGTGGTGCTGGCCACCGGCGACGTCTTCGTCAACGACCCGGTGGTGCGCGCGGACCTGGCCGGACGCGCGCACCTGGTCGACATGGAGGGCTATGCCGTCGCCTGGACGGCGGCGCAGTTCGGGGTCCCGGCCAGGTTGGTCAAGCACGTGTCCGACAACGCCGACTCCTCGGCGAACGACTGGCCGGCCATGGTCGAGGCGAGCGCCCGAGAGCTCGGGCGGTGGCTGGACCAGCTGCTCCGCGACGAAGGCTAG
- a CDS encoding sulfotransferase — translation MRWTRRGVTGDELEFVFVMTYGRSGSTLLMGLLNSIPGYLIRGENRHALRHLYEFHRSGLVERARVNPQNARESTHPWFGIHGFDEEASLRDIRRLVLETLLRPQRRTRVAGFKEIRWYDTDLANYVDFLRQVFPGARFVVNTRNLPDVAASAFWRHKDDALGRLEVIEERMLAVADDLGEAAYRVHYDDYQDDPGALRGLFEWLGEPFDEESIRKTLAVRHSVKARS, via the coding sequence GTGCGGTGGACGAGGCGTGGGGTCACGGGTGACGAGCTCGAGTTCGTCTTCGTGATGACCTACGGACGCTCCGGGTCCACGCTGCTCATGGGGCTGCTCAACTCCATCCCGGGCTACCTCATCCGCGGGGAGAACCGGCACGCCCTGCGGCACCTCTACGAGTTCCACCGCAGCGGGCTGGTGGAGCGGGCTCGGGTCAACCCGCAGAACGCGCGGGAGTCGACACACCCCTGGTTCGGCATCCACGGCTTCGACGAGGAGGCATCCCTGCGCGACATCCGTCGGCTGGTGCTGGAGACCCTGCTGCGGCCGCAGCGCCGCACGAGGGTGGCGGGGTTCAAGGAGATCCGCTGGTACGACACCGACCTCGCGAACTACGTCGACTTCCTGCGGCAGGTGTTCCCCGGCGCTCGCTTCGTGGTCAACACCCGCAACCTCCCCGACGTCGCGGCCAGCGCCTTCTGGCGCCACAAGGACGACGCCCTGGGTCGTCTGGAGGTCATCGAGGAGCGGATGCTGGCGGTGGCCGACGACCTCGGCGAGGCGGCGTACCGGGTGCACTACGACGACTACCAGGACGACCCGGGCGCGCTGCGAGGACTCTTCGAGTGGCTCGGGGAGCCCTTCGACGAGGAGAGCATCCGCAAGACCCTGGCGGTGCGGCACTCGGTCAAGGCACGTTCCTGA
- a CDS encoding LysR substrate-binding domain-containing protein, with the protein MTLRIAFTPGATPDKWARAWRDRRSESLELLPIEESEQRSVLDQGRADMVLARLPVEGDDLLCIPLYEELPVVVVGLEHPLSVYDEVSVADLADEQFVLGVPAEVSAASPQLDFPPMSTRDAIEVAASGTGVVVVPLSVARLHHRKDVVHKVVTDLPSTRIGLVWLKDSDDDRTQAFVGVVRGRTARSSRE; encoded by the coding sequence GTGACCCTGCGTATCGCTTTCACCCCCGGCGCGACTCCCGACAAGTGGGCTCGCGCCTGGCGGGACCGCCGTTCGGAGTCCCTGGAGCTGCTCCCGATCGAGGAGTCCGAGCAGCGCTCGGTGCTCGACCAGGGACGTGCCGACATGGTGCTGGCCCGGCTGCCCGTCGAGGGCGACGACCTGCTCTGCATCCCGCTCTACGAGGAGCTGCCCGTCGTCGTGGTGGGGCTGGAGCACCCGCTGTCGGTCTACGACGAGGTCTCGGTAGCCGACCTGGCGGACGAGCAGTTCGTGCTGGGCGTCCCGGCCGAGGTCTCGGCCGCCTCCCCTCAGCTCGACTTCCCCCCGATGAGCACCCGGGACGCCATCGAGGTGGCCGCCAGCGGCACCGGCGTGGTCGTCGTGCCCCTGTCGGTGGCGCGGCTGCACCACCGCAAGGACGTGGTCCACAAGGTCGTCACCGACCTGCCCAGCACCCGGATCGGCCTGGTGTGGCTCAAGGACTCCGACGACGACCGCACCCAGGCCTTCGTGGGCGTGGTCCGAGGCCGCACCGCCCGCAGCTCGCGGGAGTGA